From the genome of Pedobacter sp. MC2016-14, one region includes:
- a CDS encoding TlpA disulfide reductase family protein, with the protein MMKQLIYTLLCFMPTFAFAQQTDFVIKGKIGQWCAPVRLYLKYVKDGTPTTDSVVLKNGEFEIRGKLKKITSASLILSRKPGLHWPYDELFLYLVPGVTTICSKDSVANAVVSGTEINLAYAKFQLAFTEIKTQEAARKSAMGIYRKLIKESLSQFVLLSALKSGSYISDYKQLDSLLREMPLTAQRSTEGIELSAKISRRQKIALGSIAPDFEQWDTSGKPLKLSALRGKYVLLDFWASWCKPCRAENLHLVKVYDQFKNSNFTVLGISIDVGREKWLKAIVDDGLQWLHASDLKRPNAAANLYDIQAVPTNFLIDPKGKIIAKNLSVTELENYLRSLLKEG; encoded by the coding sequence ATGATGAAACAGTTAATTTACACGCTATTGTGTTTTATGCCTACTTTTGCTTTTGCACAGCAGACTGATTTTGTCATCAAAGGAAAAATAGGCCAGTGGTGTGCCCCGGTGAGGCTTTATTTAAAATATGTAAAAGACGGGACACCCACCACAGATTCTGTTGTGCTTAAGAATGGTGAATTTGAGATCAGGGGGAAACTAAAGAAGATAACCAGCGCTTCCCTGATTTTAAGCAGAAAACCGGGATTGCATTGGCCATATGACGAACTTTTTTTATATTTAGTGCCGGGCGTAACAACCATTTGCAGTAAAGATTCGGTAGCTAATGCTGTAGTAAGTGGAACGGAAATTAATTTAGCATATGCTAAGTTTCAGCTAGCTTTTACAGAGATTAAGACCCAAGAAGCAGCTAGAAAAAGTGCAATGGGGATTTACAGGAAACTGATAAAGGAAAGCCTATCTCAATTTGTACTGTTATCTGCCTTAAAATCTGGTAGCTATATTTCGGATTATAAACAGCTGGATAGTTTGCTCCGTGAAATGCCCCTGACTGCGCAGCGAAGTACGGAAGGCATTGAACTGTCTGCAAAGATTAGCAGGAGGCAAAAAATAGCATTGGGTAGTATAGCGCCTGATTTTGAACAGTGGGATACTAGCGGTAAACCATTAAAACTTTCTGCTTTAAGAGGGAAATATGTGCTGCTTGATTTCTGGGCTTCCTGGTGTAAGCCTTGCCGCGCTGAGAACCTGCATTTAGTGAAGGTTTATGATCAATTTAAAAACAGCAATTTTACTGTTTTGGGAATCTCTATAGATGTGGGAAGAGAAAAATGGTTAAAAGCAATTGTGGACGATGGATTACAATGGCTGCATGCATCAGATCTTAAAAGACCTAATGCAGCAGCTAATTTATATGACATCCAGGCTGTTCCCACAAATTTTTTGATTGATCCAAAAGGGAAAATCATCGCCAAAAACCTTTCTGTTACTGAGCTGGAAAACTATTTGAGAAGTTTATTGAAAGAGGGCTAG
- a CDS encoding FecR family protein: MLENEFHISELIGERLKGNLNAEQEAELNAWIELNEENRLLLEELEGTKISEEILHFVAVDKASIWDKTIKGIQNEDRKKPVLSLWTRWSIAATLFLIAGMSLFFYINNRDAGLNQKQEEVYENDILAGRNGATLTLADGRKLQLATAAQGQLANEAGIKISKTADGKIVYELSSLTAQNPKGRYSGTEPSYNTLATNKGEQYQVVLPDKSIVWLNAASALRFPASFVGMKNRIVLLEGEAYFEIAKDKRHPFMVKVARQEITVLGTHFNITAYKDDADIKTTLLEGSIQMNNDLVMKPSEQYVSNDQRTELKNVDVMEVIAWKQGDFIFRNQELTASMKQIARWYNVEVIYEPGAPKKLKLGGSISRSNPLSVVLRTMERTGKVKFKLEGRRVIVSKV, encoded by the coding sequence ATGCTTGAAAACGAGTTTCACATTTCAGAACTTATAGGCGAAAGGCTGAAGGGAAACCTTAATGCTGAACAAGAAGCGGAGCTTAATGCCTGGATAGAATTGAATGAAGAAAACAGGCTGCTTCTTGAAGAGTTGGAAGGAACTAAAATAAGTGAAGAAATTTTACATTTTGTGGCTGTAGATAAAGCTTCTATATGGGATAAAACGATTAAAGGCATACAAAATGAAGATAGAAAAAAGCCGGTACTGAGCTTATGGACAAGATGGAGTATTGCCGCTACGCTGTTTTTAATAGCAGGCATGAGCTTGTTTTTTTACATTAACAACCGGGATGCCGGATTAAACCAAAAGCAGGAAGAGGTTTATGAGAATGATATCTTAGCCGGACGAAATGGAGCAACCTTAACGTTGGCTGATGGACGAAAGTTGCAACTTGCCACTGCGGCCCAGGGTCAACTGGCAAACGAGGCGGGTATAAAGATTAGCAAGACTGCAGATGGAAAAATAGTTTATGAACTTAGTTCGTTGACTGCCCAAAACCCTAAAGGCCGTTATTCGGGAACTGAGCCCAGTTACAATACGCTTGCTACCAATAAAGGCGAACAATATCAGGTGGTTTTGCCAGATAAATCTATAGTGTGGTTAAATGCGGCTTCTGCACTCAGGTTTCCTGCATCTTTTGTGGGTATGAAGAATAGGATAGTTTTGTTAGAAGGTGAAGCTTATTTTGAAATTGCCAAAGATAAAAGGCATCCTTTTATGGTTAAGGTAGCTAGACAGGAAATTACAGTTTTGGGTACCCACTTTAACATAACGGCCTATAAAGATGATGCGGATATCAAAACAACTTTGCTGGAAGGAAGTATACAGATGAACAATGATCTGGTGATGAAGCCCAGCGAACAATATGTGAGCAACGACCAGCGTACGGAACTGAAAAACGTAGACGTGATGGAAGTCATTGCCTGGAAACAAGGTGATTTTATTTTTAGAAACCAGGAGCTGACAGCCTCTATGAAGCAGATTGCCAGATGGTATAATGTGGAAGTGATTTATGAACCCGGTGCGCCAAAAAAACTAAAGTTAGGTGGTTCTATATCACGGTCAAATCCACTTTCTGTAGTGCTTAGGACTATGGAACGAACAGGGAAAGTTAAATTTAAACTAGAAGGAAGGAGGGTCATCGTTTCGAAAGTATAA
- a CDS encoding FecR domain-containing protein: MSINRLGSLLDKYQQGESTPDENERVEKWFAEHGAIETQFEQMDEQAREAWVDALFADIELRNRQSDQPLKTKKLWWKITSAAAAVMVLGLSIYFYNNYQDGNNLINNDISSGKTGATLTLANGKQIRLADVKSGALATEGGTLISKTINGELVYVINGPGGVPGPNDATNVLSTAYGQWYLVSLPDQTKIWLNAGSTLKYPSNFDGYKERIVELSGEAYFEVSHLKDAQLRRLPFIVKTKNQRIIVLGTHFNINSYGDAPEETTTLLEGSILISALDALNSKTQDTTNNSHVLKPGQKAVYRNHKYVVAKADTAVAVAWKNGNFLLNGEPLDVVMAKVARWYNVEVIFTNDAAKKLRFEGSVPRTSDISGVLRRMMLTRTVDFEIVGNKVYVK; encoded by the coding sequence ATGAGCATAAATCGTTTAGGGAGCTTATTAGATAAGTACCAACAAGGGGAGAGTACTCCAGATGAAAATGAACGTGTTGAAAAGTGGTTTGCTGAACATGGCGCCATTGAAACACAATTTGAGCAAATGGATGAACAGGCACGTGAAGCCTGGGTAGATGCTTTGTTTGCTGATATTGAATTGCGGAACAGGCAATCAGATCAGCCCTTGAAAACGAAAAAGCTTTGGTGGAAAATTACATCAGCTGCTGCTGCAGTGATGGTCTTAGGCCTAAGTATTTATTTCTACAACAACTATCAGGATGGGAATAACCTGATAAATAATGACATTTCCTCTGGCAAAACCGGAGCAACATTAACCCTGGCAAACGGTAAACAAATCCGTTTGGCAGATGTGAAAAGTGGTGCGCTGGCTACGGAAGGGGGGACTTTGATTTCGAAAACTATAAATGGCGAGCTCGTGTATGTCATCAATGGTCCCGGAGGTGTGCCGGGACCTAATGATGCTACGAACGTCCTTTCTACAGCATATGGGCAATGGTATCTGGTATCGTTGCCTGATCAAACCAAGATCTGGCTAAATGCCGGTTCTACATTAAAATACCCCTCAAACTTTGATGGGTATAAAGAACGGATAGTGGAATTGAGTGGTGAAGCTTATTTTGAGGTTAGTCATCTTAAAGATGCTCAGTTGCGTAGGCTACCATTTATTGTAAAAACAAAAAACCAGCGGATTATTGTGTTGGGGACACATTTTAACATCAATAGCTATGGTGATGCTCCTGAGGAGACCACTACTTTATTAGAAGGAAGTATTCTGATTAGCGCTCTCGACGCTCTCAATTCTAAAACCCAGGATACCACTAATAATAGTCATGTTTTAAAACCAGGGCAAAAAGCAGTTTACCGTAATCACAAGTATGTGGTGGCTAAAGCTGATACCGCTGTTGCGGTGGCCTGGAAAAATGGTAACTTCTTGTTAAATGGTGAGCCTCTTGATGTAGTAATGGCAAAGGTAGCCAGATGGTATAATGTTGAGGTTATTTTTACCAATGACGCCGCTAAAAAATTGAGATTTGAAGGATCGGTACCTAGAACTTCCGACATTTCTGGGGTGTTGAGACGCATGATGCTAACCCGAACAGTAGATTTTGAAATTGTAGGAAATAAGGTATACGTGAAATAA
- a CDS encoding HAD family phosphatase — MNQEIAVIFDMDGVICHTNPYHSIAFREFFSLRNLQPTDEDFAQHMFGKSNSYILSHFFNRPVTGQELLDLEEEKESLFRKIYQPHIKPIDGIIDFIHDLKQNGVKTAVATSAPKANLDLIFTKVLVGEQMGSILASENVKKHKPDPEVYLTSALNLGVTPEQCLVFEDSFSGVSAALNAGMRVVGVLTSHTKEELPPCSLYIEDYKELSYAKVLALFQ, encoded by the coding sequence ATGAATCAAGAAATTGCCGTTATTTTCGATATGGATGGTGTAATCTGCCATACTAATCCCTATCACTCCATTGCTTTCCGCGAGTTTTTTTCACTGCGTAACCTGCAGCCTACAGATGAAGACTTTGCGCAACACATGTTTGGAAAAAGTAACAGTTATATTTTAAGTCACTTCTTTAACCGCCCCGTAACCGGCCAGGAACTTTTAGATCTGGAAGAAGAAAAAGAAAGTTTGTTCCGCAAAATTTACCAACCACATATCAAACCAATTGACGGAATTATAGATTTTATCCATGATTTAAAACAAAATGGCGTTAAAACCGCTGTGGCTACGTCAGCACCAAAGGCCAACCTGGACCTCATATTTACCAAGGTTTTAGTGGGCGAACAAATGGGTTCTATCCTGGCCAGCGAAAACGTAAAAAAACACAAGCCAGATCCTGAGGTATATCTCACTTCTGCATTAAATCTGGGCGTAACACCAGAGCAGTGCCTTGTTTTTGAAGACTCCTTCTCTGGTGTATCGGCCGCTTTAAACGCGGGAATGCGTGTAGTTGGTGTACTTACTTCTCATACTAAAGAAGAATTACCACCATGTAGCCTATATATAGAAGATTACAAAGAATTGAGCTATGCAAAAGTGCTAGCCCTCTTTCAATAA
- a CDS encoding RNA polymerase sigma-70 factor: MVEYKNLSDIDLVLLLREGNQPAYAEIYNRYVNVLVRFTESKLYSLDDARDLVQDLFTGLWSDRKALIVNSTLKAYLFGIVKNQVITKIRKNIVREEYADRLRNLSPAFHSLDEELDAREVAFNIKRGLEGLPDKTKTIYQLSREEHKSIKEIAEEMNLSDQTVKNQISIALKHLRKSISSFLFIFLDLFL; the protein is encoded by the coding sequence ATGGTAGAATATAAAAATCTTTCGGATATAGATCTGGTTCTCTTGTTAAGAGAAGGAAACCAACCTGCATACGCGGAAATTTATAACCGTTATGTAAATGTACTTGTACGTTTTACAGAATCAAAGCTTTACAGTCTTGATGACGCACGTGATTTAGTTCAGGATCTTTTTACAGGGCTTTGGAGTGACCGGAAAGCGCTGATTGTAAACAGTACTTTAAAAGCGTATTTGTTTGGTATTGTAAAAAATCAGGTCATCACCAAAATAAGGAAGAACATTGTTAGGGAAGAGTATGCGGACCGCCTAAGGAATTTGTCGCCTGCTTTTCATTCTTTAGACGAGGAGCTGGACGCCAGGGAAGTTGCTTTTAACATTAAAAGGGGTTTGGAGGGGTTGCCTGATAAAACAAAGACCATTTACCAGTTGAGCAGGGAAGAGCACAAAAGCATTAAGGAGATAGCGGAAGAAATGAACCTGTCTGACCAAACGGTAAAAAATCAAATCAGTATTGCCCTGAAGCACCTTAGGAAGTCGATTTCCAGCTTTCTGTTTATCTTTCTGGACTTGTTTTTATAG
- a CDS encoding SusC/RagA family TonB-linked outer membrane protein: protein MYKLFTGKVHGLTGFVKKLLLVMRLIVLLLTTAILQVSASGFAQKVTIREEHASLEGVLAKIKMQTGYDFIYDEALIVSARPVTVKMTDVTLDKVLKACFEGQAFTYSILDKTIIVKDKPSSIFDKIRASMASISVEGVVLDDQNQAMPGVTVKEKGTGKGIITTANGAFKFNVTDENSILVFSFVGYQIKEILAKMLLANHTVILLRSDMNLTEVVINKGYYNTTKALNTGNVSTVSAKSIEQQPVSNPLAAMQGQVAGMFITQSSGVPGGDFKVQIRGQNSIANGNDPLYVIDGVPYSIAPQLQSDNNLNPTGGNPLNFINPHDIESIDVLKDADATAIYGSRGANGVVLITTKKGKAGETRVDFNVYQGIGKITRAVQYLNTVQYLQMRNEAFKNDGVQPDPAIDLDILGGNTWDPNSYTDWQKLLIGGTAHYSDAQGSISGGNELTQYTVGGGYHRETTVFPGTSSDQKGSLHFSVNSSSKNQRFKMVFTGNYIADFTTLPKVDPTSYLTTLAPNAPEAYLPDGALNWAGGSWRSGNPYAYLQQPYYGRTTNLLSNLILSYAIVKGLEIKTSLGYTNLQADQKVTIPLTSLDPLTGAVSGNSTFNHANTRSWIAEPQLNYKLTYGNHQFSALVGTSFQQSHNDGVKLLANGFSSDLLLGNLQAASKITPQSVTDIFYKYNAIYSRINYSFKEKYVVNLTARRDGSSRFGPGKQFANFGAAGAAWIFSKENWVAEHLKFLSFGKLRASYGSSGNDQVSDYTFLDRYNSTTNTYGGAQGLFPVSFFNPLLAWEQNTKMETALELGFLDNKLNFSASYYRNRSSNQLLDLTLSAVTGFAFISENLPATVQNNGLEFTLSTVNIQRDNFKWNTSFNLSIPRNKLVAFPDIANTAYNSVYIIGQPLTISRIYKYEGVDTQTGLYQFMGADGQLTSDPIMLTDEISVVDRAPKYYGGLQNSLSYKHFTLDFLFHFVKQKGANFEYVNVDGIPGSYAANQPVGVLTRWQNPGDISNIQRFNQDYSTITSSNAAAMSDQQFKDASFIRLKNLSLSYTLPNSWFDVLKVRNARFYFQGQNLLTITKYIGYDPENRDYTSLPPLKVYTMGLQITL, encoded by the coding sequence ATGTATAAACTATTTACTGGAAAAGTACATGGCCTAACAGGCTTTGTCAAAAAACTACTGCTGGTTATGAGATTAATCGTCCTGTTATTAACTACCGCGATCTTACAGGTTAGCGCAAGCGGATTTGCCCAAAAGGTAACCATCAGGGAAGAACATGCATCGCTGGAAGGTGTGCTTGCTAAAATAAAAATGCAGACCGGCTATGATTTCATTTACGATGAAGCCTTAATTGTTTCTGCAAGGCCGGTTACCGTAAAAATGACCGACGTTACGCTGGACAAGGTGCTGAAAGCATGTTTTGAAGGACAAGCATTTACCTATAGCATACTGGATAAAACCATCATTGTAAAAGATAAGCCTTCATCGATCTTTGATAAAATTCGTGCTTCAATGGCAAGTATCTCTGTTGAAGGAGTTGTTTTGGATGATCAAAATCAGGCCATGCCGGGCGTAACTGTTAAAGAAAAGGGCACTGGCAAAGGCATAATCACAACTGCAAACGGGGCTTTTAAATTTAATGTGACGGATGAAAACAGTATCCTGGTTTTCTCTTTTGTAGGCTATCAGATAAAAGAAATACTTGCAAAAATGTTACTGGCCAACCATACCGTTATCTTACTGCGTAGTGACATGAACCTAACAGAGGTGGTTATCAATAAAGGTTATTACAATACTACCAAAGCATTAAATACTGGTAACGTAAGCACGGTTTCTGCCAAAAGTATAGAACAGCAGCCCGTAAGTAATCCTCTTGCTGCTATGCAGGGGCAGGTGGCCGGAATGTTTATCACGCAGAGCTCGGGGGTTCCGGGAGGTGATTTTAAAGTGCAAATTAGGGGGCAGAACAGTATTGCAAATGGCAATGATCCTTTATATGTTATTGACGGTGTTCCTTACAGTATAGCCCCTCAGTTGCAAAGCGACAACAACCTCAATCCTACAGGCGGCAACCCGCTAAACTTCATCAATCCCCACGATATTGAAAGCATAGATGTACTAAAAGATGCAGATGCTACAGCAATTTATGGTAGCAGGGGTGCAAATGGTGTTGTTCTCATTACAACCAAAAAAGGAAAAGCAGGAGAAACCAGGGTAGACTTTAACGTTTACCAGGGAATTGGAAAAATTACGCGCGCTGTTCAATACCTTAATACAGTGCAGTATTTGCAAATGCGTAATGAGGCTTTTAAAAATGATGGCGTTCAACCAGATCCGGCTATAGATTTAGATATTCTGGGTGGTAATACCTGGGATCCGAACAGTTACACCGACTGGCAGAAGTTATTAATTGGTGGTACGGCACACTATAGTGATGCGCAGGGATCTATATCTGGCGGCAATGAGCTAACGCAGTACACCGTAGGTGGTGGCTATCACCGCGAAACTACTGTTTTTCCTGGTACTTCATCAGATCAGAAAGGTTCGCTGCACTTTAGTGTAAACAGCAGCTCTAAAAATCAGCGCTTTAAAATGGTTTTTACCGGTAACTACATTGCCGACTTTACGACGCTGCCCAAAGTAGACCCTACCTCTTATTTAACTACACTTGCTCCAAATGCACCGGAAGCTTATTTGCCTGATGGTGCCCTGAACTGGGCTGGTGGTAGCTGGCGGTCGGGAAATCCCTATGCTTATCTTCAGCAACCTTATTATGGGCGTACCACTAACCTTCTCAGTAATTTAATACTATCTTATGCTATAGTAAAAGGGCTGGAGATTAAAACAAGTTTAGGTTACACCAATCTGCAAGCAGACCAGAAAGTGACTATACCTTTAACTTCCCTGGATCCTTTAACCGGAGCAGTTTCCGGTAACAGCACTTTTAACCACGCCAATACGCGTTCCTGGATTGCCGAGCCTCAGCTGAATTACAAATTGACCTATGGAAACCACCAGTTCTCGGCCTTAGTGGGAACCAGTTTTCAGCAAAGCCATAATGATGGGGTAAAACTCCTTGCAAATGGATTTAGCTCTGATCTGCTACTGGGAAATCTTCAGGCGGCCTCTAAAATAACACCTCAAAGTGTAACTGACATTTTTTATAAATACAACGCCATTTACAGTCGCATCAATTATAGCTTCAAAGAAAAATATGTAGTTAATTTAACCGCAAGGCGGGATGGAAGCAGTCGTTTTGGTCCCGGTAAACAATTTGCTAATTTTGGTGCTGCAGGGGCGGCTTGGATTTTTTCAAAAGAGAATTGGGTGGCGGAACATTTAAAGTTCCTTAGTTTCGGTAAACTGAGGGCTAGTTATGGTAGCTCGGGTAATGACCAGGTAAGCGACTATACTTTCCTTGACCGTTACAATTCTACAACCAATACCTATGGCGGTGCGCAGGGCCTTTTTCCAGTTAGTTTCTTTAATCCGCTGCTGGCCTGGGAGCAAAATACTAAAATGGAAACTGCCCTTGAACTCGGATTTTTGGATAATAAGCTTAATTTTTCTGCGAGTTATTATAGAAACCGTTCTTCTAATCAATTGCTTGACCTCACCTTATCAGCAGTTACTGGTTTCGCTTTCATTTCTGAAAACCTGCCTGCCACAGTGCAGAATAACGGACTGGAATTTACTTTGAGTACTGTGAATATTCAAAGGGATAACTTTAAATGGAATACTTCATTTAACCTCAGCATACCGCGCAATAAATTGGTTGCCTTTCCTGATATCGCCAATACAGCATACAATTCAGTCTACATCATAGGGCAACCTTTAACCATTTCAAGGATTTATAAATATGAGGGTGTAGACACGCAAACAGGACTCTATCAGTTTATGGGGGCAGATGGTCAATTGACTTCAGACCCCATCATGTTAACGGACGAAATTAGTGTGGTAGACAGGGCACCAAAATATTACGGTGGCTTGCAAAATAGTCTAAGCTATAAACACTTTACGCTGGATTTTCTGTTCCATTTTGTAAAGCAAAAGGGGGCGAATTTTGAATATGTTAACGTTGATGGCATACCAGGTTCTTATGCTGCCAACCAACCGGTAGGTGTGTTAACGCGCTGGCAGAATCCGGGTGATATTTCCAATATTCAAAGATTTAATCAAGACTACAGTACCATTACTTCTTCAAATGCCGCCGCCATGAGTGATCAGCAATTTAAGGATGCGTCATTTATAAGGCTCAAAAACCTTTCCCTTTCTTATACTTTGCCAAATAGTTGGTTTGATGTTTTAAAAGTTAGAAATGCAAGGTTTTACTTTCAGGGGCAGAACTTACTGACCATTACAAAATATATAGGCTATGATCCGGAGAACAGGGATTATACATCATTGCCACCACTTAAGGTGTATACCATGGGCTTACAAATTACTTTATAA
- a CDS encoding RagB/SusD family nutrient uptake outer membrane protein, with protein MKLKDINLKKAATVFLLCSLLIIQGCKDAVNVPAPTNSLIGEAVYTNNKTATAVLTGIYSNMHSGLNMVDGNWGMSMLLGTAADEMKNYFIGIAATEFYTNNITPSSSSTYFWADCFKYIYVTNAAMEGVNKSETITPLVKRQLIGEAKFLRAFFNFYALNLFGSIPLVTSTDPKVNNVISRSSRAVVYRAIIADLLSAQELLTDNYMDAANASTTERIRPNKGAATALLARTYLYIGDWSNAEIQATALISNSNYSILTDINQVFLKNSQEAIWQLASSSPTVTNTLDAYNFVLQAAPGIRYHVTLNAYLLNAFEAGDNRKNNWVKSFEVGNTTYFHPYKYKNNLVGSAVTENVMVFRLGEQYLIRAEARAHLNDVVGAVADLNALRSRARASASVGIPDPLPALPQNISETALMQAILHERQIELFSEWGHRWFDLRRTNNLDAVMGGANGVTASKGGNWTSDDAWLPLPAAEIQANPNLVANPG; from the coding sequence ATGAAATTAAAAGATATTAACTTAAAGAAAGCAGCAACAGTTTTTCTGTTGTGCAGTCTGCTTATTATACAAGGTTGCAAAGATGCCGTGAATGTTCCTGCACCAACTAATAGTTTAATAGGTGAAGCTGTATATACCAACAACAAAACGGCGACGGCAGTGCTGACGGGGATTTACAGCAATATGCATTCAGGCCTAAACATGGTAGATGGTAACTGGGGCATGAGCATGTTATTGGGAACTGCGGCAGATGAAATGAAGAATTACTTTATAGGTATTGCAGCTACAGAATTTTATACCAATAACATTACGCCATCAAGCTCTTCTACCTACTTCTGGGCAGATTGTTTCAAATATATTTATGTAACCAATGCGGCTATGGAAGGTGTCAATAAATCAGAAACCATAACCCCATTGGTTAAGCGGCAATTGATAGGAGAAGCTAAATTTTTGCGGGCTTTTTTTAATTTTTATGCTTTAAACCTGTTTGGTAGTATCCCGCTGGTTACCTCAACAGATCCTAAAGTGAATAATGTGATTAGCCGGAGCAGCAGGGCCGTGGTTTACCGCGCAATTATAGCAGATCTTTTATCGGCGCAGGAACTTTTAACGGATAATTACATGGACGCTGCCAACGCAAGTACAACGGAAAGGATCCGTCCAAATAAAGGGGCAGCAACCGCCCTATTGGCAAGGACCTATCTTTACATTGGCGATTGGAGCAACGCTGAAATCCAGGCAACCGCATTGATTAGTAATTCCAATTATAGTATTTTAACAGATATTAACCAGGTTTTTCTTAAAAACAGTCAGGAGGCAATATGGCAGTTGGCTTCGTCCAGTCCAACAGTGACCAATACGCTGGATGCTTATAATTTTGTTTTACAAGCTGCCCCTGGCATACGTTATCACGTTACACTTAACGCCTATTTGCTGAATGCATTTGAAGCTGGGGACAACAGGAAAAATAACTGGGTAAAAAGTTTTGAGGTGGGAAATACCACTTATTTTCATCCATATAAATACAAAAATAATTTAGTAGGCAGTGCGGTAACGGAAAATGTGATGGTATTTCGTCTAGGTGAACAATACCTGATCCGTGCTGAAGCAAGGGCACATTTGAATGATGTTGTGGGGGCTGTTGCTGATCTTAATGCCTTGCGCAGTAGGGCAAGAGCTTCAGCTTCAGTCGGAATTCCTGATCCGCTGCCTGCCTTGCCACAAAATATTTCGGAAACGGCCTTGATGCAAGCGATATTACATGAGCGCCAAATTGAACTTTTTAGTGAATGGGGGCATAGGTGGTTTGACCTTAGGAGAACAAATAACCTGGATGCTGTGATGGGCGGTGCAAATGGAGTTACTGCCTCAAAAGGAGGAAACTGGACCAGTGATGATGCATGGCTACCCTTGCCCGCAGCAGAAATTCAAGCGAATCCTAACTTAGTTGCTAATCCTGGATAA
- a CDS encoding RNA polymerase sigma-70 factor: MEPGIKKDEFYWLELFKRREENALAYFFDLHYKSLCYFSNRLILDEAEAEDIVADSFIRLWKGDQDNYTAQSIKAFLYISCRNACFNYLKRIKVKTVAQEIYHNQLEMEDRTILNKIIKAEVLEMLVQEIELLPEKCREVFKLLYFEDKKTDEIALQLGISAKTVRNHKAKAIALIKVSILKKGITDAFYLACLIILKKY, from the coding sequence ATGGAGCCAGGTATAAAAAAAGATGAATTTTATTGGCTGGAGTTATTCAAAAGGAGAGAAGAAAATGCCCTTGCTTATTTTTTTGACCTTCATTATAAATCCCTTTGCTATTTCTCCAATAGGTTGATTTTGGATGAAGCAGAGGCGGAGGATATTGTTGCAGATAGTTTTATCAGGTTATGGAAGGGCGACCAGGATAATTATACCGCGCAAAGTATAAAAGCCTTCTTATACATCAGCTGTCGCAATGCTTGTTTCAATTACCTGAAAAGAATTAAGGTTAAGACTGTGGCGCAGGAGATTTACCACAATCAACTGGAGATGGAAGACCGGACCATCCTCAATAAAATTATTAAAGCAGAGGTGCTGGAAATGCTGGTTCAGGAAATAGAGCTGCTGCCCGAAAAATGCCGGGAGGTATTTAAACTCTTGTATTTTGAGGATAAAAAAACGGATGAAATAGCTTTGCAATTAGGTATTTCGGCAAAAACGGTGCGTAACCATAAGGCGAAAGCCATAGCCTTAATTAAGGTTTCTATTCTTAAAAAAGGCATTACAGACGCATTTTACCTGGCATGCTTAATTATTTTGAAGAAATATTGA